DNA from Ignavibacteria bacterium:
CTTATATTACTTGCAACAATCGGGCAATCCATATTCATTGCCTCAAGAAGCGGTACTCCGAACCCCTCATATTTAGACGGATAAACAAAAACCGAAGCATATTTGTAATAATCGGCAAGTTTTTCATCTGCTCCCGTATCAAATATTACTTTATCTTTAATTCCGAGCTTGTCCATGTATTCGAGTTCTTCGGCAGAAAATTTTCCACCGCCGAATGCAGCTATTTTAAAATTTGTTTTCAAATGAGTTGAACCTGCAAATACATCAAGAAGCATTCTGAAATTTTTATATACCCACCTGCCCCCCACATACAAAATATAAGGTTCTTTTACTATGCGTTCAGACGTTACGTTTGTGTTCATTGAATTTGCGAGATGAATAATTTTTATTTTCTCTTCAGGCACGTTATAAATCTTCATTAAATCTATTTTTGTAGCATGCGAAATTGAGATAATTCCATCGGCTTTCCGGACTGCTTCCTTTTTCCATTCCGCTGATTTGTCAAATTTACTAAAAGCAGCAGGCATAAGTTCATGCATCATATCTAATATTGTTACGATTCTCTTTCCTTTGAAGGAAGGGACAAGATATTTATAATAAGTTGTATGGTAAATATCAGGGTTAGATTTTTTTAAAAAACTCTTGAACAAAAAATTATCAAGATGAAACATAAACATCTTGGATTTTTTTATCTCGTTGTATTTCTTACCGTTGAAATTCGCAAAATGATTTTTAAAATTTTCCAGACCATATTCATTTATGAAATATCCCATGAAAAGCGAAACATCGACACCTTTCTTTTGCGCCATTCGGCTTATCATTTCGACAAAATACCGCGAAGCCCCTCCGAATTTTGAAATTATGAATATTTGATGGTCATAAGTTACTTTCATCTTGCGAAACCGAACCTTCTTAAAACTTTTATGAATTTTTCATTTACATCTTCAGAAATTTTTAACAAAAGTATAGTACCGAAATAAAATCCTCCGACCAAACAGCTCCTGTATAAAATATCTATCCATACATTACCGATTACAGGCAAATAAATACCGATTAATAGTGCTGCGCCGGCAATCAGCAAAACAATTAAATGTTTCAATCCGAATGGCTGCATCTTGAATCTTATTTTTATGTAAAGCCATTTCATCACATTGAAAATTAAATATGATAATGTTGTTGCAAGCGCTGCGCCGACCCCGCCATATATAGGTATAAAAACAAAATTTAAAATCACGTTTATTGCCAGAAAAATTATGTTGAAAACGGTATCTACACGGTATTTATCGGAAGTAGCAAGTATGTCGGAGTTTATTCCTCCTGTAGCATCAATTACAAATGATAAACCTATGACTATAAAAATTCCAAATGTTCCTGCAAACTCCGGTTTTTTAAGCAGAAGCAATAAATTATTTTCGTTTACAATAATTCCGATATAAAGAATAACCGAAATTATTAAAAGCATCAGAGAAGTTTTTTTATACATGGTGTCAATTTTCGGCAGGTCGTTATTCTTCCAGCTATCCGAAATTAACGGCACTGCAATTCGTCCAAGCGCACGGTATGGAAAGACAATCACAGTTCCCACAAAAATATAAATCTGATAAATACCGACTATATCAAGACCAACCATCGAACCAAGCATTATTCTGTCAAGATTAAGTGCAATATAATATGATGAAATGGAAAGAAGTGTGAAGAACCCGTAATTTATAATTCTTCTAAGTTTTGTTCTCTCGATTTTGTTTATAAAAGAAAAGAATCTGTATTCTTTTGAAATAATTATTTGCAGATATAAAACAACAAATATGACGGCATGAATCAAAACAAAGTAAACTACGAACTGGTCGAATGTAAGCCAGCCGAATGCAACTGCAATTATTCCCGCAGTTGTCAACAATCGGAAAACAACATCACGTAAAAAAGCTGAGAGAACAGTCTGATGAATTGCCCTCGCAAAGCTTTCGAAGACATTGAACAGCAATGTAAATAAAGAAAGAGGAATTATCCAATAATAATACTCAAGAAAAATCGGTGAATTTTCGATAAACGCTTCATCAATCAGCGGTTTAAAAACAAGATAAAGCGCGGTAATCAAAACAAATCCAACTGACATAAGCGCAATCATCCATACCGCAAATCCTTCATGTGTTTTATCTTCATTTCTAAAATGAGGGAAGAATTTTATAATCGTATTTACAAGACCGAATGCAGAAAGCTGGGAATATACAAATGAAACACTCATCAGAAGAGAAATTAATCCGAACTCAGCAAGAGAAAAATAAGTAGGATATAAAATTATTATATTTATATATCCTATGATTAATCCTGCATAAGATATGACTGTATTTTTAACTGTTTGCTTTAGAACTATTCCCAATTTATAAAATTAATTCCCGGATTTAATTCTATTTAAAACCAAATCGAAATCTTTATTCACTAATGTTTTAACCGAAGAAAAAGGTCTCAGTGAAATATAAATATAATACAAACTGATGTACTTAAAAAACAATGAATTGATTTTTTTGGAACTTAAGAGGTGAAGATTTTTTCCGTTGGTATAAAAATTAAGGTTATATTTTTTTGCAAGATACTCAAAAGTTTCTTTTGAATAAATCGAAACATGCTGCCCGTGTTCAAGACCGAAATACCACCATTCGTTCAGATTGGGGTTTGTCTTTGGGTATACCTCCGTGCTGATGAAAATGTTTCGGGAAAACTTTAATATTTTTTCAAAATCCTCAAGAGGATTTACAAGGTGCTCGCAAAGCTCAAACGCAGTTACAAGTTCAAATTTTTTTTCTTTTACATCCTTCAACTCAAAATCTTTAGAAAAAATATTTTCGCAGTAAGCATCATCCCAGTAAAAATCATATCCTATATCCCGCATTAAGCGGACAAACAAACCATACCCGCCGCCATAATCCAGAAACTTTCCCGTTTTGCTGTAAAAATAGAAAATAATTTTTTTTACAACTTTTGAAAGGAGTACATTTCTGTATACGTAACCGACATCAGTTCTGTTAATGGTGCTGTGATATGCTTCTTCAAGCCAATACGGCTCCTCGGTTTGAATAAAACCGCAATCCGGACATTTGTAATATTTTATTGAATATTTACTTAATATTTCTGCTTGTCCGAAATAAGAGGATTTTTTAGAACATATTTTACAAATCATTATGACGTTTTATTAAAAAAAAACCGCTTTGAATTGTTCCAAAGCGGTTATGGATAATAAATATATTTAATTTTCTTACTTAATATAAGTCATTTTTTTGATTTCGGTATATGAAGGAGTGATTATTTTGTAAAAATAAATTCCGCTTTCCAGTTTGCTGAAATCAACTGTAATTTCGTAAGAACCCGGATTATAAGCTGTGTTGTTTACGAGCGAACGCACTTCCTTTCCAAGAACATTATAAAGCTTCATTGTAACACGGGTGGCTTGTGCGATGTCAAATTTAATTTTTGTTGCAGGATTAAACGGATTCGGGTAATTTTGGTAAAGATTAAATTTATCCGGAACATTAGTTGCATTGCCCTCATTTCCGACAACTCCAACCATAACTACATTTGAATACGGGGAATTTTGATTCAGAAGGAAAGCATTCACGCGATAAAAATATGTTGCATTGCCCACTGTTGAATCAACATAAACTACACTATTAGGAGGAAGCGTAGCTATTATCTGAAAATCAGCCATGCTTAATCCGCGTTCAACTCTATAACCCTGTTCATTAGTTGCATTATCAAACCAGGAAAGAAAAACTTTTCTTGGGGCAGATTGGAATCCTACCAAGTTTGTAGGCGCTGCAGGTGCTGAAAGTCCGCCGTCGGTAGTTTTTAAAATTGTACCTGTTGTTCCAACAATCCAACCGGTGTTTGTGTTAATAAACGAAGAAGAATTATAAGTAGCTGTTCCCTGAGTCATATTAATCCAGGTACGGCCGGTATCAATTGTTTTATAGAAATTTCCACCATCACCAAACATATATCCGGTTCCCACAGATGGGAAAGCTATAGTCCTGATTCCGCGTGTATTGCCTAAGTCCGTTATTTGCCAATTCGCGCCGCCGTTAGTTGTTGTTGCAATATTGCCTCCCGGGACAATTGGGTTTTGAATACCTGCAATCATTTTTAATGTAGTATTTAACCTTACGCAGGTAAAATTCGCATTGCTGCCTGCTGAAAAACTCAACCAATCAAAACCACCATTTGTAGTTGTGTATATAAAACCATTTGAAGAAGTAATGGCACCAATCGTTGAATTTATAAAATATGCTGATGTAAGATTAAAAGTAGTACCTGTAGTTAAGTTAATCCAGTTAGCGCCTGAGTTTGTTGTTTTTAAAATCTTACCGCTATTTCCGACAATGTAACCTATGTCGGTGCTAACCATAAAGATATATTTAAGGGATATAGTTCCTCCTGTAGGAATTGTCGTGAAGTTTGTTCCACCGTTTGTAGTTTTTCTTAACAAACCATTTGCACCGACAATGTAACCGGTATTAGCATTAAGAAAATAAACGGAGTTAAGACTGTCTGTTGTTCCCGTTGTGATTCCGGTCCAGGTAGTTCCACCGTTTGTGGTTTTACGCAATGAACCGCCTGTTCCGCAAGCGTAACCGGTATTTGCATCAAGCATAAATATTGATTGCAAGCTTGAAGCAGTTCCACTTGGTTGATTTGTCCATCCGGCAAATGCGTTTGCTGAAAACACAAAAAATGCAATAAAAAATACTGAAAATTTTGTAATTATATTCATTCTAACCTCCCAATTAGTTTGTCAAGGTAAAACTTTAATAAATCAAATTCAATAGCATTTTCTTTTGTATTAAACTGTTATATTTACCTATATTAAATATTGATTTAATAATATCTTAACTTTATTTCTAAATACAATTATTCTCAAATTATTCCTTATATTCGTTATATATTTATATTATTTTGGTTTTTCTCTAAAAAATTCAAATGAATGGCTAAGACTAAAAAATCAACTTCGAAAACGCAATCTTTAACATCAACTCGAGGAAAAGACTCACCGCTTGCAGGATATAAAGAAAAACAAAGCGATTTAATCAAATATCAGAATTATATTTATATTGCTCTCATCATTTTGTTAGTTATAATTTTTTTTAGAGAAGGAATTTTCGGGGGAAAAATTTTTGCTTCGGCAGATAATCTTTCACCGATGAGTTTTAAGACATATCTTGATGAAGCACAAAGAGACGGAATATTCCCGCTCTGGGTGCCTTATGTATTCGGGGGCATGCCTGCCCTTGCGGCGATGCTGACAGGTCTTCCTTCCGCACATAATTTTTTCTCATACATTTTTGATAATATTCTCAAAGGTATTGCAGGTGACAGCGCATTTTTTCTGACACTTCCTTATTATATTTTCTTTGGGATTTCTCTTTATGCATATACAAGGTACAAATTTAAAAATAATACAA
Protein-coding regions in this window:
- a CDS encoding glycosyltransferase family 1 protein, which produces MKVTYDHQIFIISKFGGASRYFVEMISRMAQKKGVDVSLFMGYFINEYGLENFKNHFANFNGKKYNEIKKSKMFMFHLDNFLFKSFLKKSNPDIYHTTYYKYLVPSFKGKRIVTILDMMHELMPAAFSKFDKSAEWKKEAVRKADGIISISHATKIDLMKIYNVPEEKIKIIHLANSMNTNVTSERIVKEPYILYVGGRWVYKNFRMLLDVFAGSTHLKTNFKIAAFGGGKFSAEELEYMDKLGIKDKVIFDTGADEKLADYYKYASVFVYPSKYEGFGVPLLEAMNMDCPIVASNISSIPEIGGPACLYFNPDSPDDLKEKLEISLTKEDVRNDLQNKAKEWRKNFSWQKTADETYEYYKQILNK
- a CDS encoding polysaccharide biosynthesis C-terminal domain-containing protein, giving the protein MGIVLKQTVKNTVISYAGLIIGYINIIILYPTYFSLAEFGLISLLMSVSFVYSQLSAFGLVNTIIKFFPHFRNEDKTHEGFAVWMIALMSVGFVLITALYLVFKPLIDEAFIENSPIFLEYYYWIIPLSLFTLLFNVFESFARAIHQTVLSAFLRDVVFRLLTTAGIIAVAFGWLTFDQFVVYFVLIHAVIFVVLYLQIIISKEYRFFSFINKIERTKLRRIINYGFFTLLSISSYYIALNLDRIMLGSMVGLDIVGIYQIYIFVGTVIVFPYRALGRIAVPLISDSWKNNDLPKIDTMYKKTSLMLLIISVILYIGIIVNENNLLLLLKKPEFAGTFGIFIVIGLSFVIDATGGINSDILATSDKYRVDTVFNIIFLAINVILNFVFIPIYGGVGAALATTLSYLIFNVMKWLYIKIRFKMQPFGLKHLIVLLIAGAALLIGIYLPVIGNVWIDILYRSCLVGGFYFGTILLLKISEDVNEKFIKVLRRFGFAR
- a CDS encoding class I SAM-dependent methyltransferase; its protein translation is MICKICSKKSSYFGQAEILSKYSIKYYKCPDCGFIQTEEPYWLEEAYHSTINRTDVGYVYRNVLLSKVVKKIIFYFYSKTGKFLDYGGGYGLFVRLMRDIGYDFYWDDAYCENIFSKDFELKDVKEKKFELVTAFELCEHLVNPLEDFEKILKFSRNIFISTEVYPKTNPNLNEWWYFGLEHGQHVSIYSKETFEYLAKKYNLNFYTNGKNLHLLSSKKINSLFFKYISLYYIYISLRPFSSVKTLVNKDFDLVLNRIKSGN
- a CDS encoding YCF48-related protein, giving the protein MNIITKFSVFFIAFFVFSANAFAGWTNQPSGTASSLQSIFMLDANTGYACGTGGSLRKTTNGGTTWTGITTGTTDSLNSVYFLNANTGYIVGANGLLRKTTNGGTNFTTIPTGGTISLKYIFMVSTDIGYIVGNSGKILKTTNSGANWINLTTGTTFNLTSAYFINSTIGAITSSNGFIYTTTNGGFDWLSFSAGSNANFTCVRLNTTLKMIAGIQNPIVPGGNIATTTNGGANWQITDLGNTRGIRTIAFPSVGTGYMFGDGGNFYKTIDTGRTWINMTQGTATYNSSSFINTNTGWIVGTTGTILKTTDGGLSAPAAPTNLVGFQSAPRKVFLSWFDNATNEQGYRVERGLSMADFQIIATLPPNSVVYVDSTVGNATYFYRVNAFLLNQNSPYSNVVMVGVVGNEGNATNVPDKFNLYQNYPNPFNPATKIKFDIAQATRVTMKLYNVLGKEVRSLVNNTAYNPGSYEITVDFSKLESGIYFYKIITPSYTEIKKMTYIK